The following are from one region of the Oreochromis aureus strain Israel breed Guangdong linkage group 1, ZZ_aureus, whole genome shotgun sequence genome:
- the LOC120440063 gene encoding transcriptional regulator ATRX homolog: MTKKTSTQTLSDQTVQDLPTEHDELDNTKAGQPITDNSLSTDSCEDHSEDVSAGSELESMASESRDEKPKGKTPFQKLKRAVKKLFHKKKTSSPEAPDDETARQSSGSPESTLTDDETTRAAATMKEQLSVPVLSENALDTTKKTSTQTLSDQRVQDLPAEHDEFDNTKAGQPITDSSMSTDSCEDHSEDVSAGSELESMASESHDEKPKGKTPFQKLKRAVLKRFQKKKIATRREVQSTDSESQDETPKRKTRLQKLKKAVKKLFHKKKSSSSEAPDDESAHKSSGSPESTLTDDETTWTAATMKEQLSQPVMSENALDMTKKTSTQTLSDQMVQDLPTEHDEFDNTKAGQPITDSSLSTDSCEDHSEDVSAGSELESMASESHDEKPKGKTPFQKLKRAVIKRFHKKKIATRREVQSTDSESQDETQKRKTRLQKFHKKEIATADAPDDRPLTSNTFKTEAEGLAEEAKCSLNEEIDIEAIKRQFTEVCVDVLKYIRDSSITLSSQSNYDLPH, encoded by the exons atgacaaagaaaacatcaactCAGACATTATCAGATCAGACAGTTCAAGACTTGCCAACAGAACATGACGAACTTGACAACACAAAGGCTGGTCAACCAATCACTGACAATTCTTTGTCAACAGACAGCTGTGAGGACCACTCAGAGGATGTCAGTGCTGGAAGTGAACTAGAATCTATGGCTTCTGAGAGTCGTGATGAAAAACCGAAAGGGAAAACACCTTTCCAAAAGCTTAAGAGAGCAGTGAAAAAACTATttcacaaaaagaaaaccagCTCTCCAGAGGCACCTGACGATGAAACTGCACGTCAATCAAGTGGCTCTCCTGAGTCGACCTTAACTGATGATGAGACTACGCGGGCTGCTGCCACTATGAAAGAACAGTTGTCAGTACCAGTACTCTCAGAGAACGCCCTTGACACGACAAAGAAAACGTCCACTCAGACATTATCAGATCAGAGAGTTCAAGACTTGCCAGCAGAACATGACGAATTTGACAATACAAAGGCTGGTCAACCAATCACTGACAGTTCTATGTCAACAGACAGCTGTGAGGACCACTCAGAGGATGTCAGTGCTGGAAGTGAACTGGAATCTATGGCTTCTGAGAGTCATGATGAAAAACCAAAAGGGAAAACACCTTTCCAAAAGCTCAAGAGAGCGGTGCTAAAGCgatttcagaaaaagaaaattgccACTAGAAGAGAAGTGCAATCGACAGATTCTGAGAGTCAAGATGAAACACCAAAACGGAAAACACGTTTGCAAAAGTTGAAGAAAGCAGTGAAAAAACTATTTCACAAAAAGAAATCCAGCTCTTCAGAGGCACCTGACGATGAAAGTGCACATAAATCAAGTGGCTCTCCTGAGTCGACATTAACTGATGATGAGACTACGTGGACTGCTGCCACTATGAAAGAACAGTTGTCACAACCAGTGATGTCAGAGAACGCCCTTGACATGACAAAGAAAACATCCACTCAGACATTATCGGATCAGATGGTTCAAGACTTGCCAACAGAACATGACGAATTTGACAATACAAAGGCTGGTCAACCAATCACTGACAGTTCTTTGTCAACAGACAGCTGTGAGGACCACTCAGAGGATGTCAGTGCTGGAAGTGAACTGGAATCTATGGCTTCTGAGAGTCATGATGAAAAACCGAAAGGGAAAACACCTTTCCAAAAGCTCAAGAGAGCAGTGATAAAGCGAtttcacaaaaagaaaattgcCACTAGAAGAGAAGTGCAATCGACAGATTCTGAGAGTCAAGATGAAACAC AAAAACGGAAAACACGTTTGCAAAAGTTTCACAAAAAGGAAATAGCCACTGCAGATGCACCTGACGACAGACCTTTGACCTCAAATACCTTTAAGACAGAGGCAGAAGGACTTGCTGAGGAGGCTAAATGCAGTCTGAATGAAGAAATAGACATTGAAGCTATAAAGAGACAATTCACGGAAGTATGCGTTGATGTGCTGAAGTACATCCGTGATTCTTCCATAACCTTAAGCTCCCAGTCAAACTACGATCTGCCACATTAA
- the LOC120440800 gene encoding jupiter microtubule associated homolog 2-like codes for MTITVDGCSCRNPRVHQDAPVLQDNLSVGPEPESPVPQAPEAKASQPVAKEETAPPADAPAKEKSTAAAAAALSAPSEPEPTPSSFPDDTSLKNHKPHLGPKPRSHNRVLNPPGGKSSVVFY; via the exons ATGACAATAACAGTAGATG GGTGTAGCTGTAGGAACCCCAGAGTGCACCAAGACGCTCCAGTCCTCCAG GACAATCTAAGTGTGGGACCTGAACCTGAATCACCAG ttcctcAAGCTCCCGAAGCCAAAGCCAGCCAGCCTGTGGCGAAAGAAGAAACAGCACCCCCAGCTGATGCACCAGCCAAAGAAAAGTCAACCGCTGCCGCTGCCGCTGCGCTCTCGGCACCCTCGGAGCCTGAACCCACGCCTTCCTCATTTCCTGATGACACTTCCCTGAAGAACCACAAGCCCCACCTGGGACCCAAACCTCGCTCCCACAACAGGGTCCTCAACCCTCCTGGAGGAAAGTCTAGTGTGGTATTCTACTGA
- the rab4a gene encoding ras-related protein Rab-4A isoform X1, with translation MSESYDFLFKFLVIGNAGTGKSCLLHQFIEKRFKDESNHTIGVEFGSKIISVVNKMVKLQIWDTAGQERFRSVTRSYYRGAAGALLVYDITSRETYNALTTWLSDARMLASQNIVIILCGNKKDLDADREVTFLEASRFAQENELMFLETSALTGENVEEAFVQCARKILNKIESGELDPERMGSGIQYGDAALRQLRSPRRAQPQGTQECGC, from the exons ATGTCGGAGTCGTACG ATTTCCTGTTTAAATTCCTGGTGATTGGGAATGCTGGAACGGGGAAATCCTGTCTTCTGCACCAGTTCATAGAGAAGAGGT tCAAGGATGAATCTAACCACACAATCGGAGTCGAGTTTGGCTCTAAGATCATCAGCGTGGTCAACAAAATGGTCAAGCTTCAGATTTGGGACACCGCAGGACAAGAGAGGTTCAG GTCTGTGACCAGGAGCTACTacagaggagcagcaggagcCCTGCTGGTCTATGACATCACCAG TCGAGAGACGTACAACGCTCTGACCACATGGCTGAGTGACGCGAGGATGCTGGCGAGTCAGAACATCGTCATAATCCTGTGTGGGAACAAGAAGGACCTGGATGCTGACAGGGAGGTCACCTTTCTGGAGGCTTCCCGCTTCGCTCAGGAGAACG AACTGATGTTCCTGGAGACCAGCGCTCTAACAGGGGAGAACGTCGAAGAGGCCTTTGTCCAGTGTGCTCGGAAAATCCTCAACAAGATAGAGTCAG GGGAGCTGGATCCAGAAAGGATGGGCTCAGGTATCCAATACGGCGACGCTGCTTTACGACAGCTTCGCTCTCCTCGTCGTGCTCAGCCACAGGGCACCCAGGAATGCGGCTGCTAG
- the rab4a gene encoding ras-related protein Rab-4A isoform X2, protein MVKLQIWDTAGQERFRSVTRSYYRGAAGALLVYDITSRETYNALTTWLSDARMLASQNIVIILCGNKKDLDADREVTFLEASRFAQENELMFLETSALTGENVEEAFVQCARKILNKIESGELDPERMGSGIQYGDAALRQLRSPRRAQPQGTQECGC, encoded by the exons ATGGTCAAGCTTCAGATTTGGGACACCGCAGGACAAGAGAGGTTCAG GTCTGTGACCAGGAGCTACTacagaggagcagcaggagcCCTGCTGGTCTATGACATCACCAG TCGAGAGACGTACAACGCTCTGACCACATGGCTGAGTGACGCGAGGATGCTGGCGAGTCAGAACATCGTCATAATCCTGTGTGGGAACAAGAAGGACCTGGATGCTGACAGGGAGGTCACCTTTCTGGAGGCTTCCCGCTTCGCTCAGGAGAACG AACTGATGTTCCTGGAGACCAGCGCTCTAACAGGGGAGAACGTCGAAGAGGCCTTTGTCCAGTGTGCTCGGAAAATCCTCAACAAGATAGAGTCAG GGGAGCTGGATCCAGAAAGGATGGGCTCAGGTATCCAATACGGCGACGCTGCTTTACGACAGCTTCGCTCTCCTCGTCGTGCTCAGCCACAGGGCACCCAGGAATGCGGCTGCTAG